TCTCATTGCCGGTAGCCAAAGCGGTAACCGTGACGGAAGACACGCTCACCGTCCACTTGAGCGATGGACGGAGCCTCTCCGTGCCACTTGCTTGGTTCCCACGCCTCATTCACGCCACACCTGTCGAGCGCAAGGGTTGGCGATTGATCGGTAGAGGGCACGGGATTCACTGGGAGAAGCTTGATGAGGACATCAGTGTGGAAGGCCTCCTCGCGGGTAGACCGTCAGGCGAAAGCCAAGTTTCATTTAAAAAATGGCTCCTTGCTCGCAGGTCCAATGGAGCACGACGCTCTCCTCGACGTGCCAGGAATGGCCGTCACTAGTTAATCAACAAGCTTTCCTTCCTGAATTTGTCTATCTTATAAACAACCGCAATGCTTTCATTGGACAGAGAGCATTCTTCTGTTCCTACCTTACTCGCACCCCCTTGGTCTCTGACTTGCCAGGATACCGTGGGATACGACATCCTTACTTCACTGGCGAGGGGATGATGCTGGCCCCAAAAACCTCGAAGGATCAAGTCACGTTGCCCAAGAATGCGCTAAAAGGCATTCCGAACACGGAGCACTTCGATGTCACCACCAAAGACGGGGTGCTGATATCCTCAAACCTGTCACCATGACAGAAACAGGGTCTCGACTGGCGGCCGTACGGAGAAAGATCAACAATCGAGGCATGGAGCCGGCTGACGTCGATCGCGCCATCGCCTGGGCACGAGGACGCCGAAACCGGCGCCGTGCTCGACACGGACGTCATCATCTCGGCCTTGCTCTTCTCTGGACCACCGTCGCAACTCGTCTCGGCCTGGCACTCCAGCCGTCTTCGACCGGTCGTCTCAGCTCCCATACTCGATGGATACATTCGTGTACTCGCCTATCCAAAGTTTGAACTCACACCTGCGGAGATCCGTAGCGTGATCGAAGAGGAATTCCTCCCCTTTATAGAGTCCGTCAAAGCTATTCCGACAACTGTTGCCTATGTTCGAGACCCAGACGATGCCAAATTCATCGCCTGCGCGGCAGCGGCAGGAGTCCGCTGGCTTGTCAGCAGAGACGACGATCTCTTGAGTCTTCGCCGGATTCAATCGGTCGAAATCGTTTCGATCACTGAATTTCTCTGCCTCCTGAAAGCCGAATGATAAAGTCCTGCAAAGCAAGCGGTGATCTGGATTGGATGCCTATAAAGGTAACCGCCCCTTTAACATCTTCCCTCTTGAACGTCGTCTTTGCCGACACGGCCTACTGGCTCGCCCTTGCCAATCCGTTCAATCGACACCATAGCCGGGCTGTCGACTTGTCTTCGAGCCTGTGACCTGTCCAACTGTTGATTTTCCCTGCCTTCAACTCGGACTGGATGTAAAGAGTCTTTTCTCGCTGTAAATAGTTTTTACAGTCCATACCCTCCACCTGGAATTGTATAAATATACTAATACTTCGATTACTTACATCACTAGTAGTCTTACCTGACATCACTCGTAGAAGCTGGTCTTGTCAAGAGTTTTTACACTCGCTCAGAAAGTGATAGATAGATAGATAGACATAACAAATACTTACAAATTAGCATGATATCTGCTTAAACAAAGTCAGATTTAATTCGGAGTTTCGAGAACAAACCATTCAAATCGCCAGTGTTTTGAGCGTTGATTTGCTGAAAGATTCAATTTGTCAGACCTTTTCTAATTCTTGACATGAGTGGAGTGGGGGCGTGTGTGCATCAACCAAGTGGAGGAGAGGAAATGGGAATTAAAGTACGTATGGGCATGTGGGTCTTTCTTTCGATTTCACTTCTGAGCTCAGGACATGTCTTGGCGTTGCCGACCACCTGGGTGGACTGGACTTCGGCAGGTTCTGGACCCAGTGCAACAAGTACTGGGTCCGCAAATGGAGTCACCGTCAGTTTTACTGGAGACATTTATTTTACCCAAGCCGGCGGCGGGGTAAATTATTGGTCAGTAAGCCCCAGCACCTACACGCAACCTCCTGCAGTCGATAATCCGCCTCCGTCCAGTGACATCATTGCATTGACGGGTGGCCCAGGGACAGGAATTCAAACATTGACATTCTCTACGCCCGTCGTAAATCCTGTTATGGCCCTCTTAAGTGTGGGAGCGCCTGGAACTGCAGTGACCTACGACTTTTCCGTTCCCTTTAATGTCCTCAATACCGGACCAGGTTATTGGGGCAGTGGGTTTCTCGCGTCTCTTCCTGGAGATCTACTCCTAGGCGAAGAAGGGCACGGTCTCATTCTATTCCCAGGGACATTCACATCGATCAGCTGGATCAATCCGACTGGGGAAGCTTGGCACGGGTTCACTGTGGGCCTACCAGGTTCAGCTGCGCCAGTCCCTGAGCCGTCGACCTTGCTCCTATTGGGATCTGGGCTCTTATGCCTCGTACCGCGGGTACGTCGGCTCATGCGCACGGATGAGTGACGACCTCGATCTTTATATGTGGATAGTAACGGGCCACAGGGTATCCCTGTGGCCCGTTCTGTATTGTCTGAAACATTTGGAAGAATTCGTGCAGCTATCGTGGCATGCGCTATGAGTAGAGTAGCCATGTATGAATCCACATATCAAATAACGTTCTCCTTCCCTACAACCGACGAAGAGTGACCTGTCAAAACAGCATGGAGCCTGCTGAGAGCCAATTTTTCTGTACATCTCGCGTAGATACGCAATGATCTGGTTGCAAGGGTGAGACTGACTGAATGCCGCTATCAGACGTTCATAGTAATTTGTCAGTGGATGGAAAACGGCACCGGCACAAAGGTGACGACAAACACCGCGAAGGCGATCCATCCGACGATCGTCCTATTTCGGCCTAACGGCACATAGGGGTCCATGACCGGTGGATGGCCGAGGCCCCAAAATCCCGCCATGAAGGCCCAGAGCAACCAGCCTGGCCAGCCGACAAATCCCAAGACCAATAATATTGGGACAAAGACCATCGCCATGATCCGTTGTCGTCGGCCCCAGAGAGCATAGGCGACATGGCCACCGTCGAGTTGACCGATCGGCAAGAGATTGAGTGACGTCACAAAGAGCCCGAACCAGGCGGCAAAGCCGATCGGATGGAGCACCACGTCGGCTTCCGGCGGAAGGGGCCCGATCACCAGCCAGGACAGGAACTGCAACAGCAACGGTTCACCCAATTGTAGTCCCAACGTGGCGGTTCGATCGACCACGGTCGAGAGATTCAGACCGACGATCAACGCCACGACGGCGACCACAAACCCTGCCAAGGGACCGGCGACGCCGATATCGAACAGCGCACGGCGGCTCAGAATCGGACCCCGCATGCGAATAATGGCGCCGAAGGTCCCGATAAAATGCGGCAGGCCCGGAATGAACAATGGCAAGGAGGCGGGCACACGGTGAATCTTGGACAAGACATAGTGCCCCAACTCGTGCGTGGTGAGGATAAAGAGTAAGGCTCCGGCAAACGGAATGCCCCGCCAGAGCATCTCAGGGGACGTCAGGAGAAAATTCAACGGGCCGCGCGCCGGCCCATTGTAGGTTTGGTAGGCGCCGGCCCACAACGTCGTAAAAACCGTCAGGAAAAAGAGGACGATCGGCAAGGTCCATTTGGAGAAAAACGACGGCGGAACCTCGTCTTCGTCCTCCGTGACATTCACGATCTGGGGTGGAAGTTGTTCCCCCACATCAAGAACGCTCCTGTTCTCACGCTCTCGATGTTCCTCTCGTCCCAAGCCATCCATGTCAACTCTGCTTAGCCCGCATGATTCATGACAGTTCGTTGCTCATCGACTAGCGCGGGGTCCTGAATACCGTCGAGGGACGAAACCCTCAAGCCGCGTGGTGAGACCGGCGCGCGGAGTCTGGAGAATCTGAGGCGTACTCGTCCAGTACGTCGAGGATCCGCAGGACGAGCCCACCAGCCGCAGGCTCGTCGGAACAGCGGATCAGGGATAGCAGCAGAAGTGTTCATGAATCATGCGGGTTAGGAAAGCACGGCAAACGGATTGTGCTCGAGTTCTTCTTCTACGGTTGTGGCCGGTCCATGTCCTGGGAAAAGACGATAGTCGGGCGAGAGTGTCAGCACACGGTGAGTGACTGAACTGAGGTGTGATGGATACAACGCTTTGGGATTAGACCGCCCGATCGATCCAGCAAAGAGAGTATCCCCCACAAAACAGACCGGTACCTGTACATCATCCGCACAGTAACAGATCCCCCCCGGCGTATGGCCAGGCGTCGTCATACATCGAAGCGTGCGACGGCCGAACCTGATCATGAGATCATTATCCGGGGCCACCAGCAATTCCCGCCGTGGCCGCCAACTGAGGAGTTCCACATCCTCTGGTCCGAGGTAGACGGGAACCTCATACCGGTCGAGAATCTGTTCGATCCCATCGGCATGATCCGCATGGCCATGGGTCAAACAAATGCCGAGGAGTCTCAACCCACGACGGCGAAGCTGCTCCAGCATGAGTGGTGCGTTATAGGCTGTATCCACCAACAGCGCGTCGCCCTCATCATCGACGATGTACCCCTGGACCCCATACCCACTGACGGACCCCTGCACCATCTCCACCCATGGTGGCATACACTGGGCAACCGGCTCCCACTTATTGATCGCGATCTGCTCCAGCGGCTCCACACGCAAGCCCAAGGCCTTCGCCAACGCGCGCACCTCGGCACGATCTTTCGGTTGATCCCCTCGTTCCAACGCCGTAATATCGCCGCCAGGTAAACCCGTCATTCGGGCCACGTCGCCGACCGACAACCCTTGTCCCATACGTGATTTTTTCAGGATGTCACAGAAATCGTCTTCTAGCGGCATATATTAACCATGAGCAATGAGTTCTTTTTCCCTTCATCCTAGGCGTAGCGGCGAGGCTATGCGATGGTGGGCGCTGACATCGTGATCGACTCTCACCAGCTACGCCACCCCTTCACCCTTCCGGACTCAACTTAATCTCTTTTACATCTCCAAAGGTTGCGAGCGCTTTCGGCAAGGTCTCACCGGACCCAACCGCAACAATCTTCAACCGATCCGGACGCAAATGTCTCTTGGCTGCGGCCTGAACCTGCTCCTTGGTCAGCGCCACGACCTTGGCTCGCAGCTGCTGCAGAAAGTCCTTCGGCAACCCATCGTACTCCAACTCGACCAGCCGGCTGACAATCGCCGAAGGGCTGGCAAAGGAAAACACGAACGAGTTCACATAGGCTTCCTTGGCCTCGGCCAGTTCGGTATCGCTCACCGGCTCCGCACGCATCCGTTCGATATTCGCCACAAACCGCTCAATCACTTCCTGGGTTGAGGTCAGCTTGGTTTCTGCCCGCATCAGCCAGACTCCTTGATCATGCGTACCTGTATGGAGACGACTGCCGACGGAGTAGGCCAGCCCCCGCTTTGTCCGTACATCATTGAACAGGCGACTACGAAACGAACTTCCCCCTAAAATGTCGTTGGCGATAGCCAGGGCGACATAGTCGGGATCATTTTCCTTAATCGAGAGATGTCCCAGACGAAGATGGGTCTGCGACGTCTCTTTACTGACGAATCGGACCACCGGTCTGGACAGCTCCGCGTCCGGCACATCGGCAATCTTCAACTCCGGCACCGTTCCCTTTTTCCAGTCTCCGAAGACCTTGCGCAGTGCGGCGAGCATCTCATCTTTTTTGAAGTCGCCGGTCACACCGAGAATCATCCCATTGGGATGAATGGTATCGCGATGGAAGGTGAGGAGATCCTCTCTCGTAATCCGCGTGATCGAATCCAGGGAACTTTCTCGGGCACTAGGATGATCAGCTCCATAGAGCACCTTGGCAAATTCTCGACCAACGATGGACCCCGGATTATCCTGCCTTCGGCGAATCCCCTCGATCGCCTGCAGCTTGGCCAACTCCACGCGAGCCGGCTCGAATGTGGGTCGTCGCAAGAGGCCAGCCAAGATTTCCAGCCCACGAGGCACATCCTTACTCAACACATCCAACGAAGCCGACCCTGATTGCCGCCCGATTCCGATGCTCACATCGCCTGCGAATTGCTCTAGCTCCGCATCAACTTGCTCGGCCGACAGCCCTCCTCCGCCGCCCGTCCGCATGACCGCCCCTGTCATGGATGCCAATCCGATCTTGTCGATGGGATCAAGCCAGCTTCCGGTTCGCATCGTGACCGTCACCGACACGAGCGGCAACTCATGGTCTTCCAAAAGATAGACGACCATGCCGTTCTCTAAAGTCATCCGCTCCGGCTCCGGCGGTAAAAACTCCACGGGTTGAAATGTCATGGTCCGAGGATCACCAAGTACCGGTTCCCCTGCGTACGCCGTGATGGCCGAGGCCTGTAGTACGGCCAGGCTCAACAATCCGGCTATGCGCCATCCCTTCACCCATCGGCCCTCACTCCTCACCATCCTCATGGCTGCACCTCGTTGCCCGACATGGCCGTTACACTTTTGCTGTGGCTTTTCTTGACCAACACGGCGACGGTTCGATTCGACCGGGTAAAGTATTGCGCGGCGACCCGCTGGACCTCGGCAGCCGTGACCTTCGCTACGTTGTCACGTGACGTGAGAACGTAGCGCCAATTACCAGCGAGAGCCTGGTACAGAGCCAGTTGAGACGCCAACCCACTGTTGGATCGTAGTCCGCGCACGAGATCCGCATCCAAGTTATTCAGCACTTTCTCCAGCTCCTGTGCTGAGACCGGCTCCTGCTTCAGCCGTTCAACCTCTTCATAAATCGCCGCTTCGACTTCCGCCGTCGTGTGGGGAGCCAATGGCGTGGCCGTGATCACAAACAGATTCGGCGCACGAACTCCGGGATGACTGGCATCGGACCCGACCGAGACGGCCAGACGTTTCTCCCGTACCAATTTCTGGTGCAAGCGGGACGTCAGGCCATCGCTGAGCACTGCATCGATCACATCGCACACATCATCATCCGGATGGCCCAGGGTCGGCTTGTGATAACCGATCACGATCGCCGGCTCGGCATCAAATTCCACTTCGACCCGGCGTTCACCTCGTTGTTCCGGTTCCACCGTTACCAAGGATGGTGCCGGCGGCGCGGCAGGAATCTTTCCAAACGTCCGCTCGATCAAGGCGATGACTTCCTTGGGATTGATATCCCCCACCAAGGCAATCGTGGCGCGATTCGGACCATAATAGGTCTTGAAAAAGGCTTCTGTAGCCGCCGGTGTCAACGACAGGATATCGGATCCCCATCCGATGGTCGGAATCCCGTACCCATGGGCTCGGAATGCCGCCGAAGTGAAGGTTTCGAACAACAGCCCGTTCGGGCTGTCGTCGTTGCGCATCCGCCGCTCTTCCATCACGACGCCGCGCTCCTTGTAAAACTCGCGCAAGACAGGATTGGCCATCCGATCCGACTCGATCGCCGCCCACAAGGGCAGTCGATTGGAAGGTAAGCTGATCATGTACCGCGTCAGATCTTTCCCTGTTGAAGCATTGAGTCCCACACCACCGTGACGCTGGTACAGCAGTGCCATTTCATTGCCGACCACATACTGACCGGCCTGTGCTTGCAAGGCCAAAAATCGCTTCTGCAGCGATTCGACTGTCGCTCGTTCGTCCGCCGTCGCCCCTCCCCCTTTCCCTGCCGCTTCTCGTTCCCGCAGATCGAGCTCCGTCCCGACAACGGCCAGCTCGGCGAGGATCGGTTTTTCTTTATCGTAATCGGTCGTTCCCACGACACGCGTGCCCTTGAAGGCCATGTGTTCGTAGAGATGGGCAATGCCCGTCTGACCGACCTGCTCATTGATACCGCCCACGGCGAAGGTAATGTTGATCGAGACAACCGGCGTCTGATGCCGCTCGACCATGAGCACCGTCAACCCATTGGCAAGCCGATGCTCGATCACCCGATCGGCAAAGCTTGGTGAGGCTGCCGACAGCGCATTGACGTTACAGACAAGACTGAGGGCCATGACAACAGCACAGATCGTGAAGCGTCCTTCGTGAAACGTGGGGCGTACTCCGAACGCTTGCAAGATATGCGGAGCAAGACGCGAGAGGCGGAGCCAAGGAAGACGCACTTCATCAGATACGAGTGATGGTTGAGTTTTCATATAAACAGCTCCGTGAGTTGTTCCGGTTTTTCGATGAACCAATCAGGCTGACAGGCTTCCATCTTCTGTCGATTGCCCATGCCGTACCCCACGGCACAGACCCGAATGCCTGCATTATGTCCGCCGTTGATATCGTTCGTGCTGTCTCCGACAAGGACCGTCCGATCCTTCGGCACGCCCATTTTGCTGATGATGTGGAGGAGCATCCCTGGCTCCGGCTTCAATCCGAAGCCGTTGTCTCCGCCCACCATGTACATGAAATGTTGTGGCCCCAACCCATTCAAGATTACGCGCGTGTACTCAATCGACTTGTTCGTCGCGATCACTTTCTGCTTGTGAGCAAAATGCTCGAGCATGGGCTCGATTCCCGGGTAGAAGGTCGTCCGGTCCAAGCAGTGTTCGAGATAATGGCCTCGGAATACTTTCAAGGCTTCTTCAAATTTCTCCTGATTGCCTTCCCCAACCGCCAGACGCAGCAGCCGCTTGACCCCGTCTCCGACAAATCCGAAGATCTCTTCGAGAGGACGCTCAGGCAGTCCCAACTCTTTCAACGTGAAATTGACGGCATGAGCGATGTCCCATTTAGACTCGATCAACGTTCCGTCCAAGTCAAAGATCAGGAGATCCACCGGCGTCTGTGCCATTAGTTTGCCTTTCGCAACGATTCGATAAGGTCAGTGAGTACTGTGCGTTGTGTGTCGTCCGATTCGTGGAGAGCCGCATCTCGAGCAAAGCTCACCATCCGCTTCAATCCGACATGGGGTGGGATGACCGGTGAGAGAATACGCCAGTAATGACCCACCACTTTCACATGAAAACGAACCTCTTCGGTCCTGTCCTCAGGGACGAAACTGGCCGTCTCGAGATACACCGAGCCCCGTACCTGAAAGGTCACCGGGATGATAACTTCCAGATTATTCACGATCTCCCATTGCCGGTAATCCTCGGACACGGTCGTTTTTTGCACCACCACGATGCGCCCCCAGGCTGGCTCCTCTTTCCACTCGATATAGGGCATGACCGTATCGAATGAGGCGGCCTCGAGGCGTGCCCCCTTCTGATCCAACGACACATAGCGCTTGACGACGTCTGCCGGAGATCTCCGCATCGAACCGCTCGGACTCATCTGCGCATTCGACGGCCCCGACAACGTGAGGAGTACCAGCACAAGTAGAGTGGAAACACATGCCCGCGATACACAGACCGATCCGCTCAAACCACTCCTCAGCACAGGACGTACATTCCGCAAGATAATCAATGGCGATATGGATGATTGTTTCGGTTTTGTCCGCGGCACACCCAGTTCGCTCATTCTAGCAAACAGGGCTGAAGACATCCAGGCAAGTACGTGAATCCCTATGGAGGATGTTTGACCTTCGCGAAAAGAGAATGCTACGGTCTTCTCGTCTGCCCCCCAGATCCACACATGAGAGGACCTGTGTCCACCCATCGATGGCAGCAACTTCAATTCTTCGGCCTACTCGTCACCCTCTGCTGTACGCTTGCACTCGTTCCATCGATCGGCATCGCAACTCACAACCTCAATCCCAACACCCTGACCACCAACGCCTCGATTCTTCTTTCCCCGCAGACCGACGATCCTTCATGGTTTGCAACAGCGCCTGAAAAAGCCTACGATCTCCTCACACAACTGGAAAAGCGAGGCGGGCGTCCGCTTCCAGGCTATGTTGGTGGGCGTGATTTCCAAAACCGAGAACGCCGTCTTCCTCCCGGTCGCTATCGGGAGTATGATGTCAACCCGAAGATCCACGGCCGCGGGCGTGACGCCGAGCGGATTGTGATCGAGCAGCGAACCGGGAAAGCCTACTATACCGGAGATCACTACAGAACGTTTGTCCCCCTCAATTGACAGACACTGCAGCAGGTGAGCGCCCTATGCCGGTAAAACTGTCCCTCCGCACCCATCTCAGCGCTTCAGTACCTCCCTGGTCAGGACTGCTCGTCTTACCTCGCGGGAGTTCGGCCACAACGATAATCACTGCTCCCGCCGGATTTCTGGTGCGCACGATCGAGGGCAAGAAATGTCGAACGACATCGAGCCTCTTCGATGAATTCGCGCAGGCATTGTCCTTCCCGGAATACTTTGGGCACAACTGGGATGCCTTGGAAGAATGTCTCGCCGATTTCGAGTGGCTACCCGCCAAAGGCTACATTCTCCTCATTTCGAACGCCCAGGCGGTACTCCCCAATGACGAAGAGGAGTATGAAACGCTGCTGGAAGTCCTCAACGACGCCGGAGAAGCCTGGAGCAAGGGACAAACGGCGGACGGTCGAAGCGCCCCGTTTCATGCGGTGTTTGCCGTGACGGCACAGGATAAGTCGACGCGACATCGGTGGGAGTTGGAAGAGTTCAGCGCCACAAAGCAGAGAAAGTCTGCAGAAAACCCAGTCCGAACACGCTCCGCGACTTCTAAGCAGAAACCCACCAAGAAATAGAGTTCCGCCAAAGCTGTTCAGAGTCTGATACGGCAGGCAGAGATCAAAAAGACCCGCAGGAACCAGCCGTTTGAGAGTCCCGCCCCAACTGCGGTGTAAAGAGCACCAACTAGCTCATACAGCAGGCAGGACTTCGGATAAGCCTGGCAGGAAGGGACAAGCCCCCTGTCGTCTGTCGACGCGCCTCCCAGCGAGCCCTGACTGCTGTTTCATGTGTGAGGCAGATACTATGCGTCTCCCGAGGATCATCAAACGGCGCTTTTTCCCCGACGAAACCATCCTGACCTTCCCCTCGGCACCAAGAACAAATAACCTTCATGGCCATCTCACTTTCCATATGTAAATACAGCAAGAATCGCGCCGCCAGCCATACCTGACAACCCAGTAGACAATTACAAAGGAATTTGACCGTTCGATCGAAAGACCCCGCCTTCTGCTGTATCCATATTGATAAGAAGTGGATCCTATCGACATTTTTTGGCCTTCTAAGGAACTGATATCCGATGACCTACCCTCCAGTTTCTTGACCGACTCTCGTCCTCCATGGTAGGGTGCGCCCCCGTTATGAAGACATCCCGCTCTGCCAAACTCTTTACGGAAGCCCAACAGCTGATTCCAGGCGGCGTCAACAGCCCTGTCCGGGCGTTCCGCTCGGTGGGAGGACAGCCGCGCTTCATCGCACGTGCGAAAGGATCGCGCCTTTACGATGTGGATAAGAATGTCTACATCGATTACGTGCTCTCTTGGGGGCCGATGATCCTGGGGCATGCCCATTCAGCGGTCATTGCTTCGATCAAGAAGGCGGCTGGACAAGGCACCAGTTACGGCGCACCGACGGAATTGGAAGTCGCGCTGGCGAAAGAAATTCGCCACGCATTCCCATCGATGGAAAAACTCAGGTTGGTCAGCTCTGGAACCGAAGCCGTCATGAGCGCCATTCGTGTCGCTCGGGGGTTCACCCAACGCACTGGAATCATCAAGTTCGAAGGGTGCTACCACGGACACAGCGACTATTTATTGGCAAAGGCCGGTTCAGGTCTGGCGACATTGGGAATTCCGGACTCACCAGGTGTGCCTGAGGATTTCGCGAAACACACCCTGACCGCACCCTATAATGACATTCGGACTGTTCAAGAGCTCATCAAAGCGAATCACAAGCAACTCGCCTGCATCATCATCGAGCCAATCGCAGGCAATATGGGTGTCGTACCGCCCGCACCGGGCTTTCTGCCGGCTCTTCGACAATTGACTGCCGAGCATGGAATCCTATTAATTTTTGACGAAGTCATTTCAGGTTTTCGCGTGAATTATGGCGGAGCTCAAGCGCTGTATGGCATCAAGCCGGACCTGACGGTATTAGGGAAAATCATCGGGGGAGGGCTGCCTGTCGGTGCCTACGGCGGACGGAAAGATATCATGGATCTCATCGCCCCAGTTGGACCGGTCTACCAGGCAGGAACCCTCTCGGGAAATCCCCTGGCCGTCTCAGCTGGATTGGCGACGCTGAAGCAATTACGGGGGAAGGGAGTCTATAAGCAGTTAGAGCAACGATCCGTGACCCTCGCCAAGGGCATCGGTGAAGCCGCAAAACGGGCAGGAGTTCCCGTGACGCAAACACGCGTCGGATCGATGCTGACGACCTTCTTTACTCCAGGCCCGGTGGTGGACTGGAGCACGGCAAAACAATCTGACACAAAACGGTACGGCCAGTTTTTTCACCACATGTTGGAGCAGGGCGTCTATCTTGCCCCCTCTCAGTTCGAAGCGGCATTCCTTTCCACTGCCCACAGTGCGCAAGACATCGAGAAAACCATCCGCGCGGCCCAGGTTGCATTCAAGAAGCTTTAGCTGGATGCGGATAAAGTCCGCCAGCGGCGTTCTCGCATCGCTCAGAAGCTCACCGTACGGCACTGAGTAGGATTCGCCTCTTCGCTCGCTACGGCCTTGCCGGACAGCATTTTTGCGCATCCTGCTGAGCTGTTCAGAGTCCTCTTATCCCTCGATCGCTGAGACAGCTACAGAGGTCAAAACGAGTTTTCCCGCAACCTGTTAGTGGTCCCCTCCTGAGACAGATATCTGAATCCAAATAGATACAGGGCGTATCTGTTTAGATTCAGGCGTGCTTCTCTAGAAGTCTCTACTCACCGCTCGCTCCCCTTACTATTCATCATCTTCATCTTCTGCTTCCATAGCTTCTTGCCGCTTCTGCTCTTCCATGGCGTTATGGAGCAGCATGCGGACAAACATTGAATATAACGACCCTTTTTCCAACGTCCCCCCGGGTGGAATGGCAATTTTCCCTTCCTTGATCATGCGATCCATCCAGGCTTTCTGATCGGGGGCGATCAGCATAGGAATTTCAATCAACCCCACCCGTCCCATCATATCCATGGCTTGAAACCTCCATTACATGAAACCAAGAACTGATAGAGAATAGCTAAGAACATACCCAACCACGCAGAAACGTGATCTTCTTTGTTCATGCCATAA
The Candidatus Nitrospira nitrosa DNA segment above includes these coding regions:
- a CDS encoding DUF2442 domain-containing protein produces the protein MNTSAVEISLPVAKAVTVTEDTLTVHLSDGRSLSVPLAWFPRLIHATPVERKGWRLIGRGHGIHWEKLDEDISVEGLLAGRPSGESQVSFKKWLLARRSNGARRSPRRARNGRH
- a CDS encoding putative toxin-antitoxin system toxin component, PIN family, which gives rise to MLDTDVIISALLFSGPPSQLVSAWHSSRLRPVVSAPILDGYIRVLAYPKFELTPAEIRSVIEEEFLPFIESVKAIPTTVAYVRDPDDAKFIACAAAAGVRWLVSRDDDLLSLRRIQSVEIVSITEFLCLLKAE
- a CDS encoding PEP-CTERM sorting domain-containing protein — its product is MGIKVRMGMWVFLSISLLSSGHVLALPTTWVDWTSAGSGPSATSTGSANGVTVSFTGDIYFTQAGGGVNYWSVSPSTYTQPPAVDNPPPSSDIIALTGGPGTGIQTLTFSTPVVNPVMALLSVGAPGTAVTYDFSVPFNVLNTGPGYWGSGFLASLPGDLLLGEEGHGLILFPGTFTSISWINPTGEAWHGFTVGLPGSAAPVPEPSTLLLLGSGLLCLVPRVRRLMRTDE
- a CDS encoding site-2 protease family protein codes for the protein MDGLGREEHRERENRSVLDVGEQLPPQIVNVTEDEDEVPPSFFSKWTLPIVLFFLTVFTTLWAGAYQTYNGPARGPLNFLLTSPEMLWRGIPFAGALLFILTTHELGHYVLSKIHRVPASLPLFIPGLPHFIGTFGAIIRMRGPILSRRALFDIGVAGPLAGFVVAVVALIVGLNLSTVVDRTATLGLQLGEPLLLQFLSWLVIGPLPPEADVVLHPIGFAAWFGLFVTSLNLLPIGQLDGGHVAYALWGRRQRIMAMVFVPILLVLGFVGWPGWLLWAFMAGFWGLGHPPVMDPYVPLGRNRTIVGWIAFAVFVVTFVPVPFSIH
- a CDS encoding MBL fold metallo-hydrolase; translated protein: MPLEDDFCDILKKSRMGQGLSVGDVARMTGLPGGDITALERGDQPKDRAEVRALAKALGLRVEPLEQIAINKWEPVAQCMPPWVEMVQGSVSGYGVQGYIVDDEGDALLVDTAYNAPLMLEQLRRRGLRLLGICLTHGHADHADGIEQILDRYEVPVYLGPEDVELLSWRPRRELLVAPDNDLMIRFGRRTLRCMTTPGHTPGGICYCADDVQVPVCFVGDTLFAGSIGRSNPKALYPSHLSSVTHRVLTLSPDYRLFPGHGPATTVEEELEHNPFAVLS
- a CDS encoding M16 family metallopeptidase; this encodes MRMVRSEGRWVKGWRIAGLLSLAVLQASAITAYAGEPVLGDPRTMTFQPVEFLPPEPERMTLENGMVVYLLEDHELPLVSVTVTMRTGSWLDPIDKIGLASMTGAVMRTGGGGGLSAEQVDAELEQFAGDVSIGIGRQSGSASLDVLSKDVPRGLEILAGLLRRPTFEPARVELAKLQAIEGIRRRQDNPGSIVGREFAKVLYGADHPSARESSLDSITRITREDLLTFHRDTIHPNGMILGVTGDFKKDEMLAALRKVFGDWKKGTVPELKIADVPDAELSRPVVRFVSKETSQTHLRLGHLSIKENDPDYVALAIANDILGGSSFRSRLFNDVRTKRGLAYSVGSRLHTGTHDQGVWLMRAETKLTSTQEVIERFVANIERMRAEPVSDTELAEAKEAYVNSFVFSFASPSAIVSRLVELEYDGLPKDFLQQLRAKVVALTKEQVQAAAKRHLRPDRLKIVAVGSGETLPKALATFGDVKEIKLSPEG
- a CDS encoding M16 family metallopeptidase; the protein is MKTQPSLVSDEVRLPWLRLSRLAPHILQAFGVRPTFHEGRFTICAVVMALSLVCNVNALSAASPSFADRVIEHRLANGLTVLMVERHQTPVVSINITFAVGGINEQVGQTGIAHLYEHMAFKGTRVVGTTDYDKEKPILAELAVVGTELDLREREAAGKGGGATADERATVESLQKRFLALQAQAGQYVVGNEMALLYQRHGGVGLNASTGKDLTRYMISLPSNRLPLWAAIESDRMANPVLREFYKERGVVMEERRMRNDDSPNGLLFETFTSAAFRAHGYGIPTIGWGSDILSLTPAATEAFFKTYYGPNRATIALVGDINPKEVIALIERTFGKIPAAPPAPSLVTVEPEQRGERRVEVEFDAEPAIVIGYHKPTLGHPDDDVCDVIDAVLSDGLTSRLHQKLVREKRLAVSVGSDASHPGVRAPNLFVITATPLAPHTTAEVEAAIYEEVERLKQEPVSAQELEKVLNNLDADLVRGLRSNSGLASQLALYQALAGNWRYVLTSRDNVAKVTAAEVQRVAAQYFTRSNRTVAVLVKKSHSKSVTAMSGNEVQP
- a CDS encoding HAD family hydrolase — protein: MAQTPVDLLIFDLDGTLIESKWDIAHAVNFTLKELGLPERPLEEIFGFVGDGVKRLLRLAVGEGNQEKFEEALKVFRGHYLEHCLDRTTFYPGIEPMLEHFAHKQKVIATNKSIEYTRVILNGLGPQHFMYMVGGDNGFGLKPEPGMLLHIISKMGVPKDRTVLVGDSTNDINGGHNAGIRVCAVGYGMGNRQKMEACQPDWFIEKPEQLTELFI
- a CDS encoding ribonuclease domain-containing protein, with the protein product MSTHRWQQLQFFGLLVTLCCTLALVPSIGIATHNLNPNTLTTNASILLSPQTDDPSWFATAPEKAYDLLTQLEKRGGRPLPGYVGGRDFQNRERRLPPGRYREYDVNPKIHGRGRDAERIVIEQRTGKAYYTGDHYRTFVPLN